From Dietzia sp. ANT_WB102, a single genomic window includes:
- a CDS encoding alpha/beta hydrolase: MSSRRTSGRRARPDLSRRALLVGMSAGLGGAAGWALTCALRVDDDDQGDAGQRADSVASRPYSPPEGAVPVREPRRFDYADPGDTDGQTFGDLYLPDSANPALPVVVLIHGGGWKDSLGRTYMDNQARDLASFDVAVWNIEYRRVDSGGGWPTTVADACDAVDYLAEISPQVENRLDLRRVVVAGHSAGGHLALWVAGRARLPSSLPGSRPAVPVSGCVSLAGVADLLMAERAGDRYVPSLLGGRPDSRRQRYVDASPVTHLPAGVPVVCIHGRDDKVVRPEQSESYVRAARRAGDPARVSLVPGGHDPWGDITGTVWHDTRDTLLTMARRGPSPVG, from the coding sequence ATGTCCAGCCGTCGCACGTCCGGCCGCCGCGCCCGGCCGGACTTGTCCCGCCGCGCGCTGCTGGTCGGCATGTCGGCTGGCCTAGGTGGGGCGGCGGGCTGGGCGCTGACCTGCGCGCTCAGGGTGGACGACGACGACCAGGGCGATGCGGGCCAGCGTGCAGACTCGGTAGCTTCACGCCCGTATTCCCCGCCGGAGGGCGCGGTCCCGGTGCGGGAACCCCGTCGCTTCGACTACGCCGATCCTGGCGACACCGACGGTCAGACGTTCGGCGACCTGTACCTGCCCGACTCCGCCAACCCGGCACTACCGGTGGTCGTGCTCATCCACGGCGGGGGCTGGAAGGATTCGCTCGGCCGGACCTACATGGATAACCAGGCCCGCGACCTAGCATCTTTCGATGTCGCGGTGTGGAACATCGAGTACCGGCGGGTGGACTCGGGTGGGGGGTGGCCTACCACCGTGGCAGACGCCTGCGATGCCGTGGACTATCTCGCGGAGATTTCGCCGCAGGTCGAAAACCGCCTCGACCTGCGGCGCGTGGTGGTGGCCGGGCACTCCGCCGGCGGGCACCTGGCACTGTGGGTCGCGGGGCGGGCGCGGCTGCCGTCCTCGCTTCCCGGTTCGCGACCCGCCGTGCCCGTTTCCGGCTGCGTCTCCTTGGCCGGGGTGGCGGACCTGCTCATGGCCGAGCGCGCCGGCGACCGCTATGTCCCCAGTCTTCTCGGCGGTCGACCGGATTCGCGGCGGCAGCGCTACGTCGACGCCTCTCCGGTGACGCACCTGCCCGCCGGCGTACCGGTGGTGTGCATCCACGGCCGCGATGACAAGGTGGTGCGTCCCGAGCAGTCCGAGTCGTACGTCAGGGCGGCCCGCCGCGCCGGAGACCCGGCCCGCGTCTCGCTTGTCCCCGGCGGGCACGATCCGTGGGGCGACATCACCGGCACCGTGTGGCACGACACCCGTGACACCCTGCTGACCATGGCCCGCCGCGGCCCGAGCCCCGTGGGCTAG
- a CDS encoding long-chain-acyl-CoA synthetase — MTDSPTATAAARRSEAARPLTPLDLAKGLPSLAADLPSVLNGLRIVRTSRSSDKVSIGRRFQKLAAARPDAPFLKFLGSEISYGEANRRANRFAEVLRARGVKRGDTIGICMVNRPEVLLAIMGALKVGASVGLLNHHQRGEVMDHSQRILESTVVLVGAECAEAVLSVPRENWMGELLAVSSPVDLPFRDFRANHRPEELSDLTWLEDELEALSEDVGEVNPPDADETVGDETAYYVFTSGTTGLPKASTMSHYRWNKAMAGFGLSGVRLKKDDVLLCPLPMYHNNALTVALGCVLASGACLAIEEHFSATKFWDQARTAGATAAIYIGEICRYLLNQEPSPGDRDHSIRVMTGNGLRPEIWDEFQERFGVDRICEFYAASECNIAFVNAFSVARTTGYCPMDFAIVDYDPETGEPRRGDDGRLSKVGRGETGLLISGISDSQPFDGYTDAEATEKKIVRDAFRDGDAWFVSGDLMLDQGLGHASFVDRLGDTFRWKGENVATTEVEAAINSRPEVDQAVVFGVAVPDADGKAGMAAVRLHDKSDFDGEALAEHLRGWLPSYAVPLFIRLSTELEHTSTYKSRKTELREQAFDTSRFDDPLYVLSKKKGYVPFYDGAENDVVAGTA; from the coding sequence GTGACCGACTCGCCCACCGCCACCGCCGCCGCCCGCCGGTCGGAAGCCGCCCGCCCCCTCACCCCGCTTGACCTTGCCAAGGGCCTGCCCTCCCTGGCCGCCGACCTGCCGTCCGTTCTCAACGGCCTCCGCATCGTCCGCACCTCGCGCAGCAGCGACAAGGTGTCCATCGGACGCCGCTTCCAGAAGCTCGCGGCGGCCCGTCCCGACGCGCCGTTCCTCAAATTCCTCGGGTCCGAGATCTCCTACGGCGAGGCGAACCGGCGCGCCAACCGCTTCGCCGAGGTACTCAGAGCGCGCGGGGTGAAGCGGGGCGACACCATCGGCATCTGCATGGTCAACCGCCCCGAGGTGCTGTTGGCGATCATGGGCGCGCTCAAGGTCGGCGCCTCGGTGGGACTGCTCAATCACCACCAGCGAGGCGAGGTGATGGACCACTCGCAGCGGATCCTCGAATCCACGGTCGTGCTGGTGGGCGCCGAGTGCGCGGAGGCCGTCCTGTCGGTGCCCCGCGAGAACTGGATGGGCGAACTCCTCGCGGTGAGCTCGCCGGTGGATCTGCCCTTCCGCGATTTCCGCGCGAACCACCGCCCAGAGGAGCTGTCCGACCTGACGTGGCTGGAGGACGAGCTCGAGGCCCTGAGCGAGGACGTCGGCGAGGTGAACCCGCCGGACGCCGACGAAACCGTCGGCGACGAGACCGCCTACTACGTCTTCACGTCGGGCACGACGGGCCTGCCCAAGGCCTCGACGATGTCCCACTACCGCTGGAACAAGGCGATGGCCGGGTTCGGACTGTCGGGCGTGCGGCTGAAGAAGGACGATGTCCTCCTCTGCCCCCTGCCGATGTACCACAACAACGCGCTCACGGTCGCCCTCGGCTGCGTGCTCGCGTCCGGGGCATGCCTGGCGATCGAGGAGCACTTCTCGGCGACCAAGTTCTGGGACCAGGCCCGCACGGCCGGGGCGACGGCGGCCATCTACATCGGCGAGATCTGCCGCTACCTGCTCAACCAGGAGCCCAGCCCGGGCGACCGCGACCACTCCATCCGCGTGATGACCGGCAACGGCCTGCGCCCTGAGATCTGGGACGAGTTCCAGGAACGCTTCGGCGTGGACCGTATCTGCGAGTTCTACGCGGCCAGCGAGTGCAACATCGCGTTCGTCAACGCTTTCAGTGTTGCCCGGACCACCGGTTACTGCCCGATGGACTTCGCGATCGTCGACTACGACCCCGAGACGGGCGAGCCCCGCCGGGGCGACGACGGCAGACTGTCCAAGGTCGGGAGGGGCGAGACCGGGCTACTCATCAGCGGAATTTCCGACTCGCAGCCCTTCGACGGGTACACCGACGCCGAGGCCACGGAGAAGAAGATCGTCCGCGACGCCTTCCGCGACGGCGACGCCTGGTTCGTTTCCGGTGACCTCATGCTCGACCAGGGGCTGGGGCACGCGTCCTTTGTCGACCGATTGGGCGACACGTTCCGCTGGAAGGGCGAGAACGTCGCCACGACCGAGGTCGAGGCCGCGATCAACTCACGCCCCGAGGTGGACCAGGCCGTCGTCTTCGGCGTGGCCGTGCCGGACGCCGACGGCAAGGCCGGCATGGCTGCAGTCCGTCTACACGACAAGTCGGATTTCGATGGCGAAGCGCTGGCCGAGCACCTACGCGGATGGCTGCCGTCGTACGCGGTTCCGCTGTTCATCCGGTTGTCCACGGAGCTCGAGCACACCTCCACCTACAAGAGCCGCAAGACCGAACTGCGCGAGCAAGCCTTCGACACCTCGAGGTTCGACGACCCCCTTTACGTGTTGTCCAAGAAGAAAGGGTACGTCCCGTTCTACGATGGGGCGGAGAACGACGTCGTCGCCGGCACCGCCTGA
- the argJ gene encoding bifunctional glutamate N-acetyltransferase/amino-acid acetyltransferase ArgJ: protein MTPHATHAPESIPLPPGFRAHAGAAGLRGEGDDVFVVVNDGPAPASSAVFTRSLFAGPSVVLSRANAASGRARGVVVVAKNANVATGEQGMADAREVLEHAADAVGATPEEMLIASTGVIGRRYPMDLLRSHLDGLAGAEFNADAVALATAMMTTDTHPKTARMEVTTTTGGTAEVVGIAKGVGMIEPDMATMIAVLFTDAAVEPTMLDTAFRAAVDETFNCLSVDTDTSTSDTAIALASGSGDPVGEAELREAFEAVCLDLTRQLARDGEGATKLLTVEVTGGRDRDQAKRVAKAILNSPLVKTAVHGADPNWGRVAMAIGKCHDDTDIDPERVRIVFGDLETYPAFPGEAELERLTEIMQAEEVTISVDLGVGGGMGDGTCTVYGCDLTREYIAINADYTT from the coding sequence ATGACGCCGCACGCCACCCACGCTCCCGAGTCGATTCCGCTGCCGCCGGGCTTTCGCGCCCACGCCGGAGCTGCAGGGCTCCGCGGGGAGGGTGACGACGTCTTTGTCGTCGTCAACGACGGTCCCGCGCCCGCCTCATCGGCGGTGTTCACCCGCTCCCTGTTCGCCGGACCCTCGGTCGTGCTCAGTCGCGCCAACGCCGCCAGTGGCCGGGCCCGCGGCGTCGTGGTGGTTGCGAAGAACGCCAACGTCGCTACTGGGGAGCAGGGCATGGCCGATGCGCGCGAGGTGCTCGAGCACGCCGCCGATGCGGTCGGGGCGACGCCGGAGGAGATGCTCATCGCCTCCACCGGCGTCATCGGTCGGCGCTACCCGATGGATCTACTGCGCTCGCACCTCGACGGGCTGGCCGGCGCGGAGTTCAACGCTGACGCGGTCGCCCTGGCCACCGCCATGATGACCACCGACACCCATCCCAAGACGGCGCGCATGGAGGTGACGACGACGACGGGCGGCACCGCCGAGGTGGTGGGCATCGCCAAGGGCGTCGGAATGATCGAGCCAGACATGGCCACAATGATCGCCGTGCTTTTCACCGATGCTGCAGTGGAGCCAACCATGCTGGACACCGCGTTCAGGGCCGCGGTGGACGAGACCTTCAATTGCCTGTCCGTCGACACCGACACCTCGACCTCGGACACCGCGATCGCCCTGGCCAGCGGGTCCGGCGACCCAGTGGGAGAGGCGGAACTCCGTGAGGCGTTCGAGGCGGTCTGTCTGGACCTGACCCGCCAGCTGGCCCGCGACGGCGAGGGTGCCACCAAGCTCCTGACCGTCGAGGTGACCGGGGGGCGCGACCGCGACCAGGCCAAGCGCGTGGCCAAGGCGATCCTCAACTCGCCGCTGGTCAAGACTGCCGTGCACGGCGCCGATCCCAACTGGGGTCGGGTCGCGATGGCGATCGGCAAGTGCCACGACGACACCGACATCGACCCCGAGCGGGTGCGCATCGTGTTCGGCGACCTCGAAACCTATCCCGCGTTCCCCGGCGAGGCCGAACTCGAACGGCTCACCGAGATCATGCAGGCTGAGGAGGTCACCATCTCGGTCGACCTCGGTGTCGGGGGCGGGATGGGCGACGGGACCTGCACCGTCTATGGCTGCGACCTCACCCGCGAGTACATCGCCATCAACGCCGACTACACGACGTGA